A region from the Brachyspira hampsonii genome encodes:
- the lepB gene encoding signal peptidase I, with protein MNYSYDREELKKEKINALKSVLKPFIFIYCRSNSLLYRVAARLILGFIIAFVLFGIFTLFIRIDRMKSSTMMNTIEPNEIIITSKLRYGIALNPFVSSLTGKTIVFSRPKRGDIVFMIDPRTEKEFFLKRFASYFVYFVTFGNVNISNTRYLIKRVVGLPNETIEIRDKVVYINGEVLNEPWANAEFDGRILDAEVSSRDNFGPYIIGYNEYFVLSDNRDYGYDSRDFGNVHFSNIDGKVISK; from the coding sequence ATGAATTATTCTTATGACAGAGAAGAATTAAAAAAAGAAAAAATTAATGCACTCAAGTCTGTATTAAAACCTTTCATTTTTATATATTGCAGAAGCAATAGCCTGCTTTATAGGGTAGCTGCAAGATTGATATTAGGATTTATTATTGCTTTTGTTTTATTCGGTATTTTTACTTTATTTATAAGAATAGATAGAATGAAAAGTTCTACTATGATGAATACTATAGAACCTAATGAAATTATAATTACTTCTAAATTAAGATATGGTATTGCATTAAATCCTTTTGTATCATCTCTTACAGGAAAAACTATTGTTTTCTCAAGACCTAAAAGGGGAGACATAGTGTTTATGATAGATCCTAGAACGGAAAAGGAATTTTTTCTAAAAAGATTTGCTTCATATTTTGTATATTTTGTAACATTTGGAAATGTAAATATATCAAACACTAGATATTTAATAAAAAGAGTTGTAGGACTTCCAAATGAAACAATAGAAATAAGAGATAAGGTTGTTTATATAAACGGAGAAGTTTTGAATGAACCTTGGGCTAATGCAGAGTTTGACGGTAGAATATTAGATGCTGAAGTATCCTCAAGAGATAATTTTGGACCTTATATTATAGGCTATAATGAATATTTTGTGCTTTCTGATAATAGAGATTATGGTTATGACAGCAGAGATTTTGGGAATGTTCATTTTTCTAATATAGACGGAAAAGTTATATCTAAATAA
- the mrdA gene encoding penicillin-binding protein 2, giving the protein MNFLEIELNKDKKIISEDFKYRKRLIVVFIISILVAALLLIRLFYLQIIQNEHYDSLARNNKEQIIPIDAYRGEIYDRNGVIVAENIKTYTMYMIPVYLPKNYFEREELLYRVSKVFNIDLGHIKSSLEKVSKNSYESVEISENISMSQMSYLAERSEEYPGVYYGSKSIRHYPLGETMTHVLGYIGNISQEEFESKQADGYRRNSVIGKEGVEQFYDKELRGIDGYEQWIVDSRNRVKETITPAIGKPIPGKKLILSIDSKIQKDAEDLIRGQVGTIIVSKPTTGEILAMVSSPWYDPNIFIGKIDRQKYAELINNPANPFWNKAIRGRYPPGSTFKLVTAVGALNEKRIGVNTTRFCGGGMLLENRFYRCTGQHGYVNMYKAIQYSCNTYFYNLAYELGPNFIKRYAEMLGFGDITGIDLPGEKVGVVPSADWKRRKIGEYWWDGDTIQYVMGQGYMSATPIAVHMSTSAIINDGVMYRPHVVKEIRSSQTDEVIYNNDKVIIKKLDIDKNIFTVVKEGMRMAVTGGTARNGAWSPNIKLAAKTGTAQNAQGKDHTWVTIFGPYNPRPTDDMIAVTVMLEHSGGGGGTTAGPIATAMLRSILGGENALEAKNVIYARMQYIYQQIRLAREQMKAQENGETLENIDGEQQKEEKTQEDERIKYE; this is encoded by the coding sequence ATGAATTTTTTGGAAATAGAATTAAATAAAGATAAAAAAATAATAAGTGAAGATTTTAAATATAGAAAAAGGCTAATAGTTGTATTTATAATATCAATATTAGTTGCTGCATTATTATTAATAAGGCTGTTCTATTTACAAATAATACAAAATGAACATTATGACAGCTTAGCTAGAAACAATAAAGAGCAAATAATACCTATAGATGCTTATAGAGGCGAAATTTATGATAGAAATGGCGTTATAGTAGCAGAAAATATCAAAACATACACAATGTATATGATCCCTGTTTATTTGCCTAAAAATTATTTTGAAAGAGAAGAATTATTATACAGAGTATCTAAAGTATTTAATATAGATTTAGGACATATAAAATCAAGTTTAGAAAAAGTTTCAAAAAACAGCTATGAATCAGTAGAAATATCAGAAAATATATCAATGTCTCAAATGAGTTATTTGGCTGAAAGATCTGAAGAATATCCGGGAGTATATTATGGAAGTAAATCTATAAGACACTATCCTCTTGGAGAAACTATGACGCATGTACTAGGATATATCGGCAACATATCTCAGGAAGAATTTGAAAGCAAGCAGGCAGATGGATACAGAAGAAACAGTGTTATAGGTAAAGAAGGTGTTGAACAGTTCTATGATAAAGAGCTTAGAGGTATAGATGGTTATGAACAGTGGATAGTAGACTCAAGAAACAGAGTAAAAGAGACTATAACACCTGCCATAGGAAAACCAATACCGGGAAAAAAACTCATATTAAGTATAGATTCTAAAATTCAGAAAGATGCAGAAGATTTAATAAGAGGACAAGTAGGAACTATAATAGTATCAAAACCTACAACAGGTGAAATATTGGCTATGGTAAGCTCTCCTTGGTATGATCCAAACATCTTTATAGGTAAAATAGACAGGCAGAAATATGCTGAACTTATAAATAACCCTGCTAATCCATTCTGGAATAAAGCCATAAGAGGAAGATATCCTCCGGGTTCTACATTCAAATTGGTAACTGCTGTAGGGGCATTAAATGAAAAAAGAATAGGCGTTAATACAACAAGATTCTGCGGCGGCGGTATGCTTCTTGAAAACAGATTCTACAGATGCACAGGTCAGCATGGCTATGTAAATATGTATAAAGCCATACAATATTCATGCAATACATATTTCTATAACTTAGCTTATGAATTAGGACCTAATTTCATTAAAAGATATGCTGAAATGCTAGGATTTGGCGATATTACAGGCATAGATTTACCGGGAGAAAAAGTCGGAGTTGTACCTAGTGCCGATTGGAAAAGAAGAAAAATCGGAGAGTATTGGTGGGATGGAGACACTATTCAGTATGTTATGGGTCAAGGTTATATGTCTGCTACACCTATAGCAGTTCATATGTCTACTTCCGCTATAATTAATGACGGAGTAATGTACAGACCTCATGTTGTTAAGGAAATAAGAAGTTCTCAGACAGACGAAGTTATATACAATAATGATAAAGTAATAATCAAAAAATTAGATATAGATAAGAATATATTTACAGTAGTAAAAGAAGGTATGAGAATGGCTGTAACAGGCGGTACTGCTAGAAATGGTGCTTGGTCGCCTAATATTAAATTAGCAGCTAAAACAGGTACTGCTCAAAATGCTCAGGGTAAAGACCATACTTGGGTTACAATATTTGGTCCTTATAATCCTAGACCTACTGATGATATGATAGCAGTTACAGTTATGCTTGAACATAGCGGCGGCGGCGGCGGTACTACTGCAGGTCCTATAGCTACAGCAATGCTTCGTTCTATATTAGGAGGCGAAAACGCATTAGAGGCTAAAAATGTTATATATGCTAGAATGCAGTATATATATCAGCAAATCAGACTTGCAAGAGAACAAATGAAAGCTCAGGAAAATGGAGAAACTTTAGAAAATATTGACGGAGAACAGCAAAAAGAAGAAAAAACTCAAGAAGATGAGAGGATAAAATATGAGTGA
- a CDS encoding fused response regulator/phosphatase, giving the protein MKNNILTEKILIADSNIDYAKFIQNFLKESGYLSYIALSYKEAVNMSYDKIPDCILVDYMLPNAGAFRLSQHIKNDNILKNTTILFLTATNSKSEFLKAYECGADGFFPKSIDTDILLSKIKSYIRLKKAIESNIMYMNMLKQDIEYASKLQKSILSYGNTSIPKNDISIYHYAPNEVSGDYSGIKSINDGWYAILLADVSGHGVAASMLTILIKSFFDSHIITNSKNTSPANFLKELNNFFIEENFDKSLFASVFYAIYNNTTGDFICSSGGSPKPIYHSKDSAINIDIEGPLVGMSEDSDYKEAHIKMNHNDILFIFTDGAYELFDTEGKMLGDEELKNIFIKNSHKDVNVIKDNIIKELKSFSNNVLSDDISMIILRRTN; this is encoded by the coding sequence ATGAAAAATAATATTTTAACAGAAAAAATTTTAATAGCAGATTCTAATATAGATTATGCTAAATTTATTCAGAATTTTTTGAAAGAATCAGGATATTTATCATATATAGCTTTGTCTTATAAAGAAGCCGTTAATATGTCATACGATAAAATACCTGATTGTATACTAGTGGATTATATGCTTCCTAATGCGGGAGCTTTCCGTCTCTCTCAGCATATAAAAAATGATAATATACTTAAAAATACAACTATACTTTTTCTAACAGCAACTAATAGTAAATCGGAGTTTCTTAAAGCTTATGAATGCGGTGCTGATGGTTTTTTTCCAAAATCAATAGATACGGATATATTATTGTCAAAAATAAAATCGTATATAAGATTAAAAAAAGCTATAGAATCTAATATAATGTATATGAATATGTTAAAACAGGACATAGAATATGCATCAAAATTGCAGAAATCTATACTTTCTTATGGAAATACCTCAATACCTAAAAATGATATATCTATTTATCATTATGCTCCTAATGAAGTTTCAGGAGATTACAGCGGAATAAAAAGTATTAATGACGGTTGGTATGCTATACTTCTGGCAGATGTATCAGGACATGGTGTAGCAGCTAGTATGCTTACAATACTAATAAAATCTTTTTTTGATTCACATATAATAACTAATTCAAAAAATACATCTCCGGCTAATTTCTTAAAGGAACTTAACAATTTTTTTATAGAAGAAAATTTCGATAAAAGCCTATTTGCTTCTGTATTTTATGCTATATACAATAATACTACAGGAGATTTTATATGCTCATCCGGCGGATCGCCTAAACCTATATATCATTCTAAAGATTCAGCTATAAATATTGATATAGAAGGTCCATTGGTTGGAATGTCTGAAGACAGCGATTATAAAGAAGCACATATAAAAATGAATCATAATGATATATTATTTATATTTACAGATGGTGCTTATGAACTATTTGATACTGAAGGAAAAATGCTTGGAGATGAAGAATTAAAGAATATATTTATAAAAAATTCACATAAAGATGTTAATGTAATAAAAGACAATATAATAAAAGAATTAAAGTCATTTTCAAATAATGTATTATCAGATGATATAAGCATGATAATTCTAAGAAGAACTAACTGA
- a CDS encoding acetate uptake transporter yields MNNEVKVTQTLADPAPFGLFGLAVITFVASTQKLGLTSGFPGLIPWAIFLGCITQFVAAIIDFKKDNVFGATVFGSFGLFWIAVAFIWLTTLGVFGEAMKNSIDMKQFGVVCIAYLFLVGPLTFGAAEAHKVLFFIFVAVDVLLVAMALNYLGIAVKETQIVAGISELVAGLLGFYGAAAGVLNKNLGRVVLPVGKPLGIFKKQA; encoded by the coding sequence ATGAACAATGAAGTAAAAGTAACACAAACACTTGCAGATCCGGCACCTTTTGGTTTATTCGGACTTGCAGTAATAACATTTGTAGCTTCCACGCAAAAATTGGGGCTTACATCAGGATTTCCAGGACTTATCCCTTGGGCTATATTTCTTGGCTGTATAACACAATTTGTTGCTGCTATTATTGATTTCAAAAAAGACAATGTTTTCGGAGCTACTGTTTTTGGTTCTTTCGGATTATTCTGGATAGCTGTAGCATTCATTTGGCTTACTACTTTGGGAGTATTCGGAGAAGCAATGAAAAACTCTATTGACATGAAACAATTCGGTGTTGTATGTATAGCTTATTTATTCCTTGTAGGACCTTTAACTTTCGGTGCTGCTGAAGCTCATAAAGTTTTATTCTTTATATTTGTTGCTGTAGATGTTTTATTAGTAGCTATGGCATTAAATTATTTAGGAATAGCTGTAAAAGAAACTCAGATTGTAGCTGGTATATCTGAACTTGTGGCAGGATTATTGGGTTTCTATGGTGCTGCTGCCGGAGTATTAAATAAAAATTTAGGAAGAGTTGTACTTCCTGTAGGAAAACCTTTAGGAATATTTAAAAAACAAGCTTAA
- the rodA gene encoding FtsW/RodA/SpoVE family cell cycle protein, which translates to MSDKKELKKLFVFDWKILAAVIFLMTAGAIAVYSSTYSPESGKTSWMFLKFIFFCATGIVLIFISMFINYTKLAEHRMSLYIPMLGILILVLIPGVGTTVNGSSSWLFGMQPSEFGKIVVIIFLAGYLDQIGDKIKEIKYFALAGLFISIPIGLVLLQPDLGTVLVYCFIVFIMLFVGGVPTRYIIALISIGVIGLSIPMFLEYKRMSDDIDNMLFNFFSQRIYIGYLAGIFLFVSILLITLNFYMNSKYVSLLSFTFFVLFLCMGAALIFDIGLKEYQKQRLLVFMNPQLTRLSSGYNIIQSLIAVGSGGLLGEGFLNGSQSQLNFIPQQVNDFIFSNICEEWGFIGSSLVVLAYAVIFIRGTMAAYYAKDRLGALIVSGVIAMFLCHVIINIGMVVGMMPITGLTLPFISSGGSSIWTFCISIGLIFNVEARRYVH; encoded by the coding sequence ATGAGTGATAAAAAAGAGTTAAAAAAACTATTTGTCTTCGATTGGAAAATATTAGCAGCTGTAATATTTTTAATGACTGCAGGGGCTATTGCAGTATATTCATCAACCTACTCTCCTGAATCAGGAAAAACAAGTTGGATGTTTTTAAAGTTTATATTCTTCTGTGCAACAGGTATAGTACTAATATTCATCAGTATGTTTATAAACTATACTAAATTAGCAGAACATAGAATGTCATTATATATACCAATGCTTGGAATTTTAATATTAGTTTTAATACCGGGTGTAGGAACTACTGTAAACGGCAGCAGCAGCTGGTTATTCGGTATGCAGCCTTCAGAGTTCGGAAAAATAGTTGTTATCATATTCTTAGCCGGTTATTTAGATCAAATAGGAGATAAAATAAAAGAAATAAAATATTTTGCTTTAGCAGGACTATTTATTTCTATACCTATAGGTTTAGTATTGCTTCAGCCGGATTTAGGTACTGTGCTTGTATATTGTTTTATAGTATTTATAATGCTTTTTGTGGGAGGGGTTCCTACAAGATATATTATAGCTTTGATAAGTATAGGAGTTATAGGGCTTTCTATACCTATGTTTCTTGAATATAAAAGAATGTCAGATGATATAGATAATATGCTTTTTAATTTCTTTTCACAAAGAATATATATAGGATATTTAGCCGGAATATTTTTATTCGTATCAATACTTCTTATCACATTAAATTTTTATATGAATAGTAAATATGTAAGTTTATTATCATTTACTTTCTTTGTATTATTTTTATGTATGGGAGCAGCTCTTATATTTGATATAGGATTAAAAGAATATCAAAAACAAAGATTATTGGTATTTATGAATCCGCAATTAACTAGATTAAGTTCCGGTTATAATATTATTCAATCCCTTATAGCCGTAGGAAGCGGAGGATTATTAGGAGAGGGTTTTTTAAATGGAAGTCAGTCCCAATTAAATTTCATTCCTCAGCAAGTAAATGACTTTATATTTTCTAATATATGCGAAGAATGGGGATTTATAGGAAGTTCTTTGGTGGTTTTGGCTTATGCTGTCATATTTATAAGAGGAACAATGGCTGCATATTATGCTAAAGACAGACTTGGTGCCTTGATAGTATCAGGAGTAATAGCTATGTTCTTATGCCATGTTATCATTAATATAGGAATGGTTGTGGGAATGATGCCGATTACAGGTCTAACTTTGCCTTTTATAAGCAGCGGAGGTTCATCTATATGGACTTTCTGTATATCAATAGGGTTAATATTTAATGTAGAAGCAAGAAGGTATGTTCATTAG
- the gatC gene encoding Asp-tRNA(Asn)/Glu-tRNA(Gln) amidotransferase subunit GatC: MTTDREELEALLYQTRLRIEENQKDEMLDRLNKDLEFIEGLFEVNVDGIDPLYHVIDLPEYLREDVQGNTLDNEVIMDLCRSGEYGYIVVPAVPAALENSEHQAKKS, encoded by the coding sequence ATGACTACAGACAGAGAAGAATTAGAAGCTCTTTTATATCAAACAAGATTAAGAATAGAAGAAAATCAAAAAGATGAAATGTTAGATAGATTAAATAAAGATTTGGAATTCATAGAAGGATTATTTGAGGTTAATGTTGACGGCATTGATCCTTTATACCATGTTATAGATTTGCCTGAATATTTAAGAGAAGATGTTCAAGGTAATACATTAGATAATGAAGTAATAATGGACTTATGCAGAAGCGGTGAATACGGATATATTGTAGTTCCTGCTGTTCCTGCTGCTTTAGAAAATAGCGAACATCAAGCTAAAAAATCATAA
- the secA gene encoding preprotein translocase subunit SecA: protein MGAMDLVFKLIFGSKEQNDAKILKPIAEKTLTFEEEIKKLSNEELTNKTKEFRERVEKHIGCKTEELDLSKEENKKKLQDILDAILPEAFAVVREASIRTTGMRHFDVQVMGGAVLHQGRIAEMKTGEGKTLVATLAVYLNALTGLGVHVVTVNDYLAKRDAEWMTPIYSMLGISVGILDNTRPHSPERRAVYNCDVVYGTNNEFGFDYLRDNMVTRKEDKVQRKFYFAIVDEVDSILIDEARTPLIISGPAEKNIKMYYEIDRIIPMLKQAEVDERMREVAGTGDYVLDEKDKNVYLTEEGVHKVEKLLNVENLYGAQSSTIVHHVNQALKAHKVFKKDVDYMVTDGEVLIVDEFTGRVLEGRRYSDGLHQAIEAKEKVAIQNESQTYATITFQNYFRMYPKLSGMTGTAETEAEEFYKIYKLDVAVIPTNKPIARQDLSDKIYRTKKAKFEALAKYIKELQDAGKPALVGTVSVEMNEELSKVFKRHKINHEVLNAKNHSREAQIIAQAGEPGAVTLATNMAGRGTDIVLGGNPVAKGVAEIEQILVLMRDKAFKDRDPYKKEELTKKVKAIDLYKEAFVRSVIAGKIDEAKELAQKNNADEMIEKIDRIIQINEKSKIDKEKVLAAGGLHVIGSERHEARRIDNQLRGRSGRQGDPGLSVFFLSLEDDLMRLFGGERVSRMMLAMGMGEEEELGHKWLNKSIENAQRKVEGRNFDIRKHLLEYDDVMNQQRMAVYGERDYILYSDDISPRVEEIISEVTEETIKDISDNKKHVDPLEVTKWLNSYLIAIDEDAANKAVEGGVDNAVKNLTNLLLEAYRKKSLEVNEKIFREVEKNIFLSIIDNRWKDHLFAMDSLREGIGLRGYAEKNPLTEYKLEGYKMFVATMNAIHTELVNLIMRVRIIPNSFDAMERESAFDGGVEEKSSASAMNGNNNQNIQSKIKNAQANVKMTQKIGRNDPCPCGSGKKYKHCHGKDNPQ from the coding sequence ATGGGAGCAATGGACTTAGTATTTAAATTAATATTCGGCTCTAAAGAACAAAATGACGCTAAAATATTAAAACCTATAGCAGAAAAAACATTAACATTTGAAGAAGAAATAAAGAAATTAAGTAATGAAGAACTTACAAATAAAACAAAAGAATTCAGAGAAAGAGTAGAAAAGCATATAGGCTGCAAAACAGAAGAATTAGATTTAAGCAAAGAAGAAAACAAGAAAAAACTTCAAGATATATTAGATGCAATATTACCAGAGGCATTTGCTGTTGTAAGGGAAGCTAGTATAAGAACTACAGGAATGAGACACTTTGATGTTCAAGTGATGGGAGGAGCTGTACTTCATCAAGGAAGAATTGCTGAAATGAAAACAGGAGAAGGTAAAACACTTGTTGCCACTCTTGCGGTGTACCTTAATGCTTTAACAGGGCTTGGAGTACATGTAGTTACAGTAAACGATTATCTTGCTAAAAGGGATGCTGAATGGATGACTCCTATATACTCTATGTTAGGAATATCGGTAGGCATACTTGATAATACTAGACCTCATTCCCCAGAAAGAAGAGCTGTTTATAACTGCGATGTTGTTTACGGTACTAATAATGAGTTCGGATTCGATTATTTAAGAGACAATATGGTTACAAGAAAAGAGGATAAAGTTCAAAGGAAATTCTATTTTGCCATAGTGGATGAGGTAGACAGTATTTTAATAGACGAAGCTAGAACTCCCCTTATAATATCAGGACCAGCTGAGAAAAATATAAAAATGTATTATGAGATTGACAGAATAATACCTATGCTTAAGCAGGCTGAAGTAGATGAGAGAATGCGTGAGGTGGCAGGCACTGGTGATTATGTGCTTGATGAAAAAGATAAAAATGTATACCTCACAGAAGAAGGCGTACATAAAGTAGAAAAACTCCTTAATGTAGAAAATTTATATGGGGCTCAAAGCAGCACTATAGTTCACCATGTTAATCAGGCTTTAAAAGCTCATAAAGTATTCAAAAAAGATGTTGACTATATGGTTACAGACGGAGAAGTTTTGATTGTAGATGAGTTTACAGGACGCGTACTTGAAGGCAGAAGATACAGTGACGGACTTCACCAAGCAATAGAAGCTAAAGAAAAAGTTGCTATACAAAATGAATCCCAAACTTATGCTACAATAACATTCCAAAACTATTTTAGAATGTATCCTAAACTTTCCGGTATGACAGGTACGGCAGAAACAGAAGCTGAAGAGTTTTATAAAATATATAAATTGGATGTGGCTGTTATTCCTACTAATAAACCTATAGCAAGGCAGGATTTATCAGATAAAATATACAGAACTAAAAAGGCTAAATTTGAAGCATTAGCAAAATATATAAAAGAACTTCAAGATGCTGGAAAACCTGCACTTGTAGGTACGGTATCAGTAGAAATGAACGAAGAGCTTTCTAAAGTATTCAAAAGGCATAAAATTAATCATGAAGTATTAAATGCTAAAAACCACTCAAGAGAGGCTCAAATAATAGCACAGGCTGGAGAACCGGGAGCAGTTACTCTTGCTACAAACATGGCAGGACGCGGTACGGATATTGTACTTGGAGGAAATCCTGTTGCTAAAGGTGTAGCTGAAATAGAGCAGATACTTGTACTTATGAGAGATAAAGCATTCAAAGATAGAGATCCTTACAAAAAAGAAGAATTAACAAAAAAAGTTAAAGCAATAGACCTTTATAAAGAGGCATTTGTAAGAAGTGTTATTGCCGGAAAAATAGATGAAGCTAAAGAATTGGCTCAAAAAAATAATGCTGATGAAATGATAGAAAAAATTGACAGAATTATTCAGATAAATGAAAAATCTAAAATAGACAAAGAAAAAGTTCTTGCAGCCGGCGGTTTGCATGTTATAGGAAGCGAGAGACATGAGGCAAGGAGAATTGACAATCAGCTTAGAGGAAGAAGCGGAAGACAGGGGGATCCGGGACTTAGCGTATTTTTCTTATCGCTTGAAGATGATTTAATGCGTTTATTCGGCGGTGAGAGAGTGTCAAGAATGATGCTTGCTATGGGAATGGGTGAAGAAGAAGAACTTGGTCATAAATGGCTTAATAAATCCATAGAAAATGCTCAGAGAAAAGTTGAAGGCAGAAACTTTGATATAAGAAAGCATTTACTTGAGTATGATGATGTTATGAATCAGCAGCGTATGGCAGTTTACGGAGAAAGAGATTATATACTTTACTCTGATGATATATCTCCTAGAGTAGAAGAAATCATATCCGAAGTAACTGAAGAAACTATTAAAGATATAAGCGATAATAAAAAACATGTTGATCCTTTGGAAGTAACTAAATGGCTTAATAGTTATTTAATAGCGATAGATGAAGATGCTGCCAATAAAGCAGTAGAAGGCGGTGTTGATAATGCTGTAAAAAATCTTACTAATCTGCTTTTAGAAGCATACAGAAAAAAATCTTTGGAAGTAAATGAAAAAATATTCAGAGAAGTAGAAAAAAATATATTCCTATCAATAATAGATAATAGGTGGAAAGATCATCTATTTGCTATGGATAGTTTAAGGGAAGGTATAGGACTTAGAGGATATGCTGAAAAAAACCCTCTTACTGAATATAAACTTGAAGGCTATAAAATGTTTGTTGCTACTATGAATGCAATACATACTGAGCTTGTAAACTTAATTATGAGAGTTCGTATTATACCTAATTCATTTGATGCTATGGAGAGAGAAAGTGCTTTTGACGGAGGAGTTGAAGAGAAAAGCAGTGCTAGTGCTATGAATGGTAATAATAATCAAAACATCCAAAGCAAAATAAAAAACGCACAGGCTAATGTGAAAATGACTCAAAAAATAGGAAGAAATGATCCTTGCCCTTGCGGAAGCGGTAAAAAATATAAACATTGTCATGGAAAAGACAATCCGCAATGA
- a CDS encoding periplasmic-type flagellar collar protein FlbB yields the protein MKLKIGILTIVNLIAFIALLYMFDIFGVVNYYTLMRNKIAPNVPGFLTRFTQKPRVEDMALLAREDLNKMRESFNLREKDLQAQESLIASRAIELNTQSELIEQDRQNLLNAWSNYQATMDESSQYQLVLTDLANKINSMPPQNSVALLNQLAANGSDDLIIDVLLEMDSIAAAEGRNSTTSYLLSLMDPNVAARILEKYEARSNPGNNTVPSSPNDFPNYLPDEMNNDAMLNEGIMDMGA from the coding sequence ATGAAATTAAAAATAGGAATTTTAACTATAGTAAACTTAATAGCATTTATAGCACTATTATATATGTTTGATATATTCGGTGTAGTTAATTATTATACTTTAATGCGTAATAAGATAGCACCAAATGTACCAGGATTCTTAACAAGATTCACTCAAAAACCAAGAGTAGAAGACATGGCTCTTTTGGCAAGAGAAGACTTAAATAAAATGAGAGAATCATTCAATTTAAGAGAAAAAGATTTGCAGGCTCAGGAATCTTTAATAGCAAGCAGAGCAATAGAATTGAATACTCAATCTGAATTGATAGAACAGGACAGACAAAATCTTTTAAATGCTTGGTCTAATTATCAGGCTACTATGGACGAATCTTCTCAGTATCAATTAGTATTAACAGATTTGGCAAATAAAATCAATAGTATGCCGCCTCAAAACTCTGTGGCATTACTTAATCAGTTGGCTGCAAATGGTTCTGATGATTTAATTATAGATGTATTATTAGAAATGGATTCCATAGCTGCTGCTGAAGGAAGAAACAGTACAACTTCTTATCTTTTAAGTTTAATGGATCCAAATGTAGCTGCTAGAATATTAGAAAAATATGAAGCAAGATCTAATCCGGGAAATAATACAGTGCCTTCTTCACCTAATGACTTCCCTAATTATTTACCTGATGAGATGAATAATGATGCTATGCTTAATGAAGGCATAATGGATATGGGAGCATAA